In a single window of the Diabrotica undecimpunctata isolate CICGRU chromosome 11, icDiaUnde3, whole genome shotgun sequence genome:
- the LOC140452629 gene encoding uncharacterized protein — MGDFPTLKKIRASLKARLTSFIKFIDRDSTHGEMNEPTRAEIELRIENANSIHTQYQETQLKIESLLDAITEEEINYRETFETSFYSVIIKAKQLLTTTSASASSTSSPTSEHFASNHTYTTSNIKLPSIELPKFSGNIEEWLDFHDLFDSACITGSAERVIASIPLSASNFTVTWNLLVERYSNKELLLHNHIKAIFNLKAINKEGSFSIRNLIDKFCSNLRALEALKQPVEHWDALLKYILLEKLDSESVKEWEKANNGKVSQVSDLIYFLKTKADTLERYNLNKPNIQGTSVNNHVKFRHNSTKALVSTKSSFLSCPLCNQQHKLVHCSQFHSLDIPARINKVRRFKLCLNCLHSGHQQATCKYGECKKCNQKHHTLLHEFIENPLNPLSQFNDQVVASQSSPQTLSNTSQNQQILLSTVVVQVRDHLGVAHNCRALLDSGAQSNFITSSLVDLLGISREQVNISVVGIAHVSSKINHKCNIVINSLQSIYSFPLECLIIPQICGQLPVCQIDASSLPIPANIRLSDPNFHTPSEVNILISASIFWDLLCVGQVKLGPEKPILQKTRLGWIISGPLINTRVNSQQSTICGLSHNIETDCLSRFWEIEECSGTKLQSPEELLCEEHFKSTFRGNLDGRFIVSIPFKSQVDSLGESRLIAQRRFYSLEKRLLNDPIMKKQYVAFMEEYLSLGHMSRVTDCTLPVHSYYFPHHGVMKQDSLTTKLRVVFDGSCPSSSGHSLNDLQMVGPVMQNDLISILLRFRRYPFVASADIAKMYRQILIDDTQRFTYGSTSSSYLATRCLYQLSLEHSDTFPQASKIIAEDFYVDDLLTGSDSLEDLILNCKQVSEILSKGCFPLRKWTSNNSSFLKSIQESISLDTPFLFGANENTKTLGLQWCPSLDSLSYSIDSNVTPKIITKRSILSGIAQIFDPLGLLSPSIIKVKILMQLLWLEKLDWDEGVPLHIQSEWLSFRDQLHELNKLQIQRNVVLPNSVLIEMHGFCDASEVAYGAAIYIRSVDKKGNIFINLLCAKSKVAPVKKLSVPRLELSGALILSRLSKMVTTSLNIQFNKIFLWSDSTITLGWIKTSSHVLKTFVGNRVSEIQSNTDPENWRHVPTDCNPADLLSRGIEPQVLSSCSFWWHGPSFLLDSPETWPVQVSFDKEKLPEFKTISNQFMIVSSTPLFDFEKYSSFSTLVRSVAYSLRFYYNSQRKNKATRVLGHLTTQEINNSTLTLVKLVQAEGFPSEIQCLRRDPEGLLRVGGRLSNSNFSYQKKHPILIQSNHKFTILFFRQEHFKLCHAGPQHLLAHVREKYWPLHGKLLARRTVRECLRCFRFNPDQVNPIMGDLPQSRVTPSFPFAVTGVDYAGPFALRTSRHRGASSYKGYTSLFVCLSTKAIHLEVVTDLSTEAFMAAIKRFIARRGKPCQMMSDNGTTFVGANNSLLELGKFLKTNGNKFPDMCAKSDINWKFIPAHSPHFGGLWEAGVKSVKANLKRVMTDTKLDYERFVTLLTQIEGVLNSRPLSALSSNPSDLLPLTPAHFLIGRPMDSVPEINLSNSSITSLSRFQQLQQLRHHFWKRWSLEYISELQERKKWKVNQSKIQTDTLVLIKERNLPPLNWCLGRVEVLHPGADGVTRVVTIRTSKGLIKRAVTNICPLPVPSDQSEGAITS; from the exons atggGGGATTTTCCTACGTTAAAAAAGATAAGAGCATCTCTTAAAGCGCGATTAAcctcatttattaaattcattgaTAGGGACTCAACCCACGGTGAGATGAATGAGCCAACTCGCGCTGAAATTGAATTGCGCATCGAAAACGCGAATAGTATTCATACTCAATATCAAGAAAcccaattaaaaatagaaagtttacTGGACGCAATaactgaggaagaaataaattacaGAGAAACGTTCGAAACATCATTTTATTCAGTTATAATTAAGGCAAAACAACTGTTGACAACAACCTCAGCTAGTGCCTCCAGTACATCTAGTCCTACTAGTGAACATTTTGCATCCAATCATACATATACAACCTCCAATATAAAACTTCCTTCTATTGAATTGCCAAAATTCAGTGGCAACATAGAAGAATGGTTAGATTTTCATGACTTATTTGATTC agcATGCATAACAGGTTCTGCTGAGAGAGTCATTGCTTCTATACCTCTCTCTGCTTCTAATTTTACTGTTACATGGAATCTTTTGGTTGAGAGATATTCTAACAAGGAATTGTTGTTGCATAACCATATTAAAGCCATCTTCAATTTAAAGGCAATCAATAAAGAAGGTTCATTTTCAATCAGAaatttaattgataaattttgtaGCAATCTTAGAGCTTTGGAGGCATTAAAACAACCAGTCGAACATTGGGATGCCCTTCtcaaatatattcttttggaaaaATTAGATTCTGAATCTGTGAAAGAATGGGAGAAGGCCAACAATGGTAAAGTCAGTCAAGTTTCGGACCTCATATATTTCCTAAAAACGAAGGCAGATACTCTAGAAAGATATAATCTAAATAAACCCAATATTCAAGGGACTTCTGTCAATAATCATGTCAAATTCAGACACAACAGTACTAAGGCTCTTGTAAGTACAaaatcttcttttctttcttgtcCTTTATGCAACCAGCAACACAAACTGGTTCACTGTAGTCAATTTCATTCATTAGACATTCCTGCCCGTATCAATAAAGTACGTAGATTTAAATTATGCTTGAATTGTCTGCATTCTGGACATCAACAAGCTACGTGCAAATATGGCGAATGTAAGAAATGTAACCAGAAACATCATACTCTTCTCCATGAATTTATTGAAAATCCACTAAATCCATTGTCTCAGTTTAATGATCAAGTAGTTGCTTCTCAGAGTAGCCCTCAGACACTTTCTAATACTTCTCAAAATCAACAAATCCTTCTATCAACGGTTGTTGTCCAAGTTCGTGACCATTTAGGGGTTGCTCATAATTGTagagctcttttagatagtggagCTCAATCTAATTTTATCACATCAAGTTTAGTTGATTTGCTGGGTATTTCAAGGGAGCAGGTTAACATTTCTGTAGTGGGTATCGCTcatgtttcttctaaaataaatcACAAATGTAATATTGTTATTAACTCTTTACAATCTATATATTCTTTCCCCCTAGAGTGTTTAATCATTCCACAAATATGTGGACAACTTCCAGTTTGTCAAATTGATGCATCTTCGTTGCCCATACCTGCAAATATTCgtttatcagacccaaattttcATACTCCTTCGGAAGTAAATATTCTGATCAGTGCTAGTATTTTTTGGGACCTGCTATGTGTGGGTCAGGTTAAGTTAGGTCCTGAAAAACCCATACTTCAGAAAACTAGATTAGGGTGGATCATTTCTGGTCCTTTAATAAATACCAGGGTGAATAGTCAGCAATCTACCATATGTGGATTATCACACAATATCGAAACTGACTGCCTTTCTAGGTTTTGGGAGATTGAGGAGTGCTCAGGTACTAAACTTCAGTCTCCAGAAGAGTTATTGTGCGAGGAGCACTTCAAATCAACCTTTAGGGGAAATTTGGATGGTCGGTTCATTGTGTCCATTCCTTTTAAGTCACAGGTTGACTCTTTGGGAGAATCCAGATTAATAGCTCAAAGAAGGTTCTATAGCTTAGAAAAAAGGCTTCTTAATGATCCTATCATGAAGAAGCAGTATGTTGCATTTATGGAGGAATACTTGTCTTTAGGCCACATGTCAAGAGTTACTGATTGTACTTTGCCAGTACATAGTTATTACTTTCCTCATCACGGGGTGATGAAGCAGGACAGTCTCACTACAAAACTCAGAGTAGTGTTCGATGGTTCCTGTCCGTCATCATCTGGTCATTCGCTCAACGATCTTCAGATGGTAGGTCCCGTCATGCAGAATGATTTGATATCTATCCTGTTGAGATTTAGAAGGTATCCATTTGTTGCATCTGCGGACATTGCCAAAATGTACCGTCAAATTCTTATTGATGATACTCAACGGT TtacttatggctctacgtcaagtAGTTATCTAGCCACTAGATGTCTCTATCAGCTATCATTAGAGCATTCTGATACATTCCCTCAAGCTTCTAAAATCATAGCTGAAGACTTCTATGTTGACGACTTGTTAACTGGTTCTGATTCGTTAGAGGACTTAATCCTTAATTGTAAACAAGTCTCTGAAATTCTTTCAAAAGGTTGCTTCCCACTTAGAAAGTGGACGTCAAACAATTCTTCATTTCTTAAGTCCATCCAGGAATCTATTTCATTAGACACTCCCTTCCTTTTTGGTGCCAATGAAAACACAAAGACACTTGGGTTACAATGGTGCCCTAGTTTAGATTCATTGTCCTATTCTATTGATTCAAATGTTACTCCCAAAATTATCACTAAAAGATCAATACTTTCTGGTATTGCTCAAATATTTGACCCTTTAGGTCTCTTAAGTCCATCAATCATTAAAGTCAAAATCCTTATGCAACTCCTTTGGTTAGAGAAGTTAGACTGGGATGAAGGAGTGCCATTGCATATTCAGTCTGAGTGGTTATCTTTCAGAGATCAGTTGCATGAGTTGAATAAATTGCAAATTCAaagaaatgtagttctccctAATTCTGTTCTTATTGAAATGCACGGATTCTGTGACGCAAGCGAAGTTGCTTATGGCGCAGCCATATATATTCGCAGTGTTGATAAAAagggtaacatttttataaatttactttGTGCTAAAAGCAAAGTAGCACCTGTAAAGAAGCTGAGCGTACCTCGCCTGGAACTTAGCGGAGCTTTGATCTTATCACGTCTTTCTAAAATGGTTACTACTTCTTTGAATATTCAGTTCAATAAGATTTTTCTGTGGTCTGACTCAACCATTACCTTGGGCTGGATAAAAACTTCGTCACATGTACTAAAAACTTTCGTTGGTAATCGTGTTTCAGAAATTCAGTCCAACACAGATCCCGAAAATTGGAGACATGTACCTACGGATTGTAACCCTGCTGATTTACTCTCTCGAGGAATTGAACCTCAGGTTCTAAGCTCTTGTTCATTTTGGTGGCACGGCCCGTCATTCTTGCTAGATTCTCCTGAAACTTGGCCAGTTCAAGTAtcttttgataaagaaaaacttccAGAGTTTAAAACTATTAGCAACCAATTTATGATAGTTTCGTCTactccattatttgattttgaaaaatattcgAGTTTTTCAACCTTGGTAAGGTCAGTGGCTTACTCTTTGCGTTTCTACTACAATTCTCAACGAAAGAACAAGGCCACTCGTGTTTTGGGGCATTTAACCACACAGGAGATTAACAATTCTACCCTTACTCTAGTTAAGTTGGTACAAGCTGAAGGTTTCCCATCTGAGATTCAGTGCTTAAGAAGAG ATCCAGAAGGATTACTCAGGGTCGGTGGTAGATTAAGTAATTCAAACTTTTCTTATCAAAAGAAACATCCTATTCTAATTCAATCTAATCATAAGTTTACTATTCTATTTTTCCGTCAAGAGCATTTCAAGCTGTGCCATGCAGGACCTCAACATCTCCTAGCTCACGTGCGTGAGAAATATTGGCCTTTACATGGAAAATTATTGGCTAGGAGAACGGTTCGCGAATGCTTGCGTTGCTTTCGCTTCAATCCCGATCAAGTTAATCCCATCATGGGAGATCTTCCCCAATCAAGAGTCACCCCCTCATTTCCATTTGCTGTTACAGGAGTTGATTATGCTGGTCCATTTGCCCTCAGAACTAGTCGTCATAGGGGTGCTTCTTCATATAAAGGTTATACTAGTTTATTTGTTTGCCTATCGACAAAGGCCATTCATTTAGAGGTGGTAACGGATCTTTCCACCGAAGCCTTTATGGCggcaataaaacgatttatagcTAGAAGGGGCAAACCATGTCAGATGATGagtgataacggaaccacatttgtGGGTGCCAACAATTCTTTGTTGGAATTGGGTAAATTTTTGAAAACCAATGGTAATAAATTCCCTGATATGTGTGCTAAATCTGATATAAATTGGAAGTTCATACCGGCTCATTCTCCTCATTTTGGCGGTCTCTGGGAGGCTGGAGTCAAATCGGTGAAGGCTAACCTCAAACGAGTTATGACAGATACGAAATTAGATTATGAAAGATTTGTTACATTACTAACTCAGATTGAAGGAGTATTAAATTCTCGTCCTTTGAGTGCCTTGTCTTCTAACCCTTCTGATCTTTTGCCtttgacaccagctcacttcctcaTTGGAAGACCCATGGATTCCGTTCCAGAAATAAATCTATCAAACTCATCCATTACCAGTTTGTCTAGATTCCAGCAGTTGCAGCAACTTCGCCATCATTTTTGGAAACGTTGGTCTCTGGAATACATCTCCGAATTGCAAGAACGGAAGAAATGGAAAGTCAACCAATCTAAAATTCAGACTGACACACTCGTCCTCATCAAAGAAAGAAATTTACCTCCTTTAAACTGGTGTCTTGGGCGCGTAGAAGTTTTGCATCCCGGCGCTGATGGAGTTACACGAGTGGTTACCATAAGAACTTCAAAAGGACTTATAAAGCGAGCTGTTACAAACATTTGTCCACTTCCGGTTCCTAGTGATCAAAGTGAAGGTGCAATCACGTCTTAA